The following are encoded together in the Adhaeribacter arboris genome:
- a CDS encoding GyrI-like domain-containing protein — MVFETVPIHPFYIIGISVRTTNQNGQAQADIGELWGRFLSQNLISQIPNKESNVIYCVYTDYESDYQGPYTTILGCRVSSLEAIPPGFTGITIPAATYQVYTSQGKLPECVGQTWNYIWQNAQNRKYSADFDVYDSQSQTPESATVKTYLSVN; from the coding sequence ATGGTATTCGAAACAGTTCCAATCCATCCTTTTTATATTATTGGCATTTCCGTTAGAACTACGAACCAAAACGGCCAGGCCCAAGCAGATATCGGTGAACTATGGGGCAGGTTCCTCAGCCAGAATCTTATTAGCCAAATTCCAAACAAAGAAAGCAATGTTATTTATTGCGTTTACACGGATTATGAAAGCGATTATCAAGGACCTTACACTACAATTTTAGGTTGCCGGGTAAGTTCTCTGGAGGCTATTCCTCCCGGATTTACGGGCATTACAATTCCGGCGGCTACTTACCAGGTTTATACGTCGCAGGGAAAATTACCCGAGTGCGTGGGACAAACCTGGAATTACATCTGGCAAAACGCGCAAAATCGTAAATATTCCGCTGATTTCGACGTCTATGACTCTCAATCCCAAACCCCGGAATCAGCCACTGTAAAAACTTACCTTTCCGTTAATTAA
- a CDS encoding DUF2079 domain-containing protein, with the protein MIAPAFKSHKILIILLIVFGIIYGLISLVNHYNFRTYALDLGLVNQAVYDYAHFRVNYSTLLLDAAPMNFLGSHFALLPILFSPLYWFLGSYTLLIVQIAAVLFGGVGVYVFCRHRSSHPTIPLFITAQFYSMWGIYSALAFDYHDNVVGAMFLPWFLHYFNQKKYLVATVFYGLLVISKENMALWGIFIAVACLGKYFSDKSARKVAITLAIITTFYFIVVTSVIMPELNTTHHQFAQLIRYQHLGNSIGSIVQYILQHPQVIFSHIFLNTTGNPEFNNIKVELYGMILLSGGISLLFRPWYLFLLLPVFAQKLLTHDFTLWGINYQYSIEFAPVLALATFEASTRFKPVIQKRFLLLFLLLTLAATSVTLVKRKSKWFIKPLVQFQRPMHYRSLFNRKKLHSILRLIPDGVPLSASSCLTPRLVEREKLYHFPIIRDAEYIALVKTTKEGTYPLSPEAYSDKITQLRQNPDFKIIYEDEQAILFKKKHP; encoded by the coding sequence ATGATTGCTCCGGCATTTAAAAGCCACAAAATTTTAATAATTCTCCTTATTGTATTCGGGATAATATACGGGCTTATTTCGTTGGTAAATCATTATAATTTCCGGACTTATGCGCTCGATTTGGGTTTGGTAAATCAGGCTGTTTATGATTACGCCCACTTTCGGGTAAATTACTCCACGTTGTTGCTAGATGCGGCTCCCATGAATTTTCTGGGATCTCACTTTGCTTTATTACCCATTCTGTTTTCTCCTTTATACTGGTTTTTGGGTTCTTACACCTTATTAATCGTGCAAATTGCTGCGGTTTTGTTCGGTGGTGTGGGGGTATACGTTTTTTGCCGGCATCGTTCTTCCCACCCTACTATTCCGTTATTCATAACTGCCCAATTTTACTCAATGTGGGGCATTTACTCGGCCCTAGCTTTTGATTACCACGATAATGTAGTAGGAGCCATGTTTCTGCCCTGGTTTTTACATTACTTTAACCAGAAAAAATATTTGGTGGCTACGGTGTTCTATGGATTACTGGTTATTAGTAAAGAAAATATGGCGTTATGGGGGATTTTTATAGCGGTAGCCTGCCTGGGTAAATACTTCTCTGATAAATCTGCTCGAAAGGTTGCTATAACTTTGGCCATTATTACCACCTTCTATTTTATCGTAGTTACTTCGGTAATTATGCCGGAATTAAATACTACCCATCATCAGTTTGCTCAGTTAATCCGGTACCAACATTTAGGTAACTCTATTGGCTCTATTGTTCAATACATTTTGCAACATCCGCAAGTAATATTCTCGCACATATTCTTAAATACCACGGGCAATCCGGAATTCAATAATATTAAAGTTGAATTATACGGTATGATTTTACTTTCCGGAGGAATATCCCTGCTTTTCCGGCCTTGGTATTTGTTTTTATTGTTGCCGGTTTTCGCCCAGAAATTATTAACGCATGATTTTACTTTATGGGGCATTAATTATCAGTATTCCATTGAGTTTGCCCCGGTACTAGCCTTAGCTACTTTCGAAGCTTCTACCCGGTTTAAGCCCGTTATTCAAAAGAGATTCTTGTTGCTGTTTTTGTTGTTAACCTTAGCAGCTACCAGCGTTACTTTGGTAAAACGAAAATCAAAATGGTTTATAAAACCGCTGGTGCAGTTTCAACGGCCCATGCATTATCGCTCCCTTTTCAACCGCAAAAAGCTACATTCTATTTTACGACTAATTCCGGACGGGGTACCGCTAAGTGCCTCTTCTTGCCTTACGCCCCGATTAGTAGAAAGAGAGAAACTTTATCATTTCCCCATAATCCGCGATGCCGAATATATTGCTCTGGTTAAAACTACCAAAGAAGGAACGTATCCTCTTTCGCCCGAAGCTTATAGTGATAAAATAACCCAACTTCGGCAAAATCCTGATTTTAAAATCATCTACGAAGACGAGCAGGCGATTCTGTTTAAGAAAAAACACCCGTAA
- the proS gene encoding proline--tRNA ligase codes for MSKSLPKRSEDYSLWYNELVKRAGLAENSPVRGCMVIKPYGYAIWEKMQRILDDMFKKTGHSNAYFPLFIPKSFFSREASHVEGFAKECAVITHYRLKNAEDGSGIIVDPEAKLEEELIVRPTSETVIWNTYKGWIQSYRDLPLLINQWANVVRWEMRTRLFLRTSEFLWQEGHTAHATAEEAIAETEQMLEVYATFAEKYMAVPVVKGIKSPNERFAGALETYCIEALMQDGKALQAGTSHFLGQNFAKAFDVKFATKDGGLEYVWGTSWGVSTRLMGALIMAHSDDDGLVLPPLLAPTQVVIIPVFFNETQLAQITEKAKLIKQALEARNISVKFDDRDTQKPGWKFAEYELQGVPVRIAIGARDLENGTAEVARRDTKTKTTLSLENLDARVADLLQEIQENIYQKAYQFRANNITKADTYEEFKNVLDTKGGFVLAHWDGSPETEERIKEETKATIRCIALDAEPEEGKCILTGRPSSRRVHFARAY; via the coding sequence ATGAGCAAAAGCTTACCAAAAAGAAGTGAAGATTATTCCCTGTGGTACAATGAGTTAGTAAAACGTGCTGGCTTGGCGGAGAACTCCCCGGTACGCGGCTGCATGGTGATTAAACCGTATGGATATGCTATCTGGGAAAAGATGCAGCGCATCCTCGATGACATGTTTAAAAAAACCGGTCATTCGAATGCTTATTTCCCATTGTTTATTCCAAAATCTTTCTTCAGCAGGGAAGCTAGCCACGTAGAAGGCTTTGCGAAAGAATGTGCCGTTATTACGCATTACCGCCTGAAAAATGCGGAAGATGGCAGCGGCATTATCGTTGATCCGGAAGCGAAGTTAGAAGAAGAATTAATTGTTAGGCCCACTTCCGAGACTGTTATCTGGAACACGTATAAAGGCTGGATTCAATCTTACCGCGACTTACCGTTATTAATAAACCAATGGGCCAATGTAGTTCGTTGGGAAATGCGCACTCGTTTATTTTTACGTACTTCCGAGTTTCTGTGGCAGGAAGGTCATACCGCTCACGCTACCGCCGAAGAAGCTATTGCCGAAACGGAACAAATGTTGGAAGTATACGCTACTTTCGCCGAAAAATACATGGCGGTGCCCGTAGTAAAAGGCATAAAAAGCCCTAATGAACGCTTTGCCGGTGCGCTGGAAACGTATTGCATTGAAGCCTTGATGCAAGATGGCAAAGCTTTACAGGCAGGTACGTCTCATTTTCTGGGACAAAACTTTGCAAAAGCTTTTGATGTGAAATTTGCCACTAAAGATGGTGGTTTAGAATACGTTTGGGGTACCTCCTGGGGCGTAAGTACCCGTTTAATGGGCGCGCTGATTATGGCCCATTCCGACGATGATGGCTTGGTACTTCCGCCTTTGCTGGCTCCTACGCAAGTAGTGATTATACCAGTATTTTTCAACGAAACCCAATTAGCTCAAATCACGGAAAAAGCCAAACTAATTAAACAAGCTTTGGAAGCCCGGAACATTTCGGTAAAGTTTGATGACCGCGACACGCAAAAACCCGGTTGGAAGTTTGCGGAATACGAATTACAGGGTGTACCCGTGCGGATTGCTATTGGCGCCCGTGACTTAGAGAATGGTACCGCCGAAGTTGCCCGGCGCGATACTAAGACAAAAACTACATTATCACTCGAAAACCTGGATGCGCGAGTAGCGGATTTATTGCAGGAAATTCAAGAAAATATTTACCAGAAAGCGTACCAGTTCCGGGCTAATAATATTACTAAAGCAGATACTTACGAAGAGTTTAAAAATGTGCTTGATACCAAAGGTGGCTTTGTATTAGCGCACTGGGACGGCTCTCCGGAAACCGAAGAACGCATTAAAGAAGAAACCAAAGCTACTATCCGGTGCATTGCTTTAGATGCTGAACCAGAAGAAGGTAAATGCATTTTAACCGGCCGGCCTTCATCCCGTCGCGTACATTTTGCGCGGGCATATTAA
- a CDS encoding S9 family peptidase, with product MRNKFSKSLLLTFFASWYFFTALAQQKQKITLEDIWQKNTFAAKTVSGVDWAKDGRYYTSMVANDQTNATDIIRYNLTTGQPIATVVAGQDLKVAGSAKPIDFEEYTFSADEQKILFATETEPIYRHSSRSQYYVYDVKTKTLRPLSTKGKQLFATFSPDGSRVAFVRDNNLFYVDLASNQEKQITTSGERNKIINGGTDWVYEEEFSFAKAFFWSPDGAKIAFYTFDESQVKQYTLQMWGPLYPQDYTFKYPKAGEANSVVTISVVDLNTGKTTRQDIGTETDIYIPRIGWTETKDLLWIQRMNRLQNTLEILHANVNTGKTSVALRLTDKAYIEITDDLKYLKNGKQFIISSDKDGYNHLYLYDLQGKQQQQLTKGNWDVTDVVGIDEKQGLVYYLAAEVSPMEKQLYSVNLKGGNKKRLTETKGTHRISMSPDFTYYLDYHSTANTPPVVSLHTAPSGKLVKNLEENTQLVNVLKQFDLSPLQFISFNTSENVKLNGYTIKPNNFDPTKKYPLLLFVYGGPGSQQVLDSWNSGNYFWFQMLAQQGYMVACVDNRGTGGRGAAFRKITYANLGHYETIDQIESAKYFGSLPYVDKSRIGIWGWSYGGYMSSLALTKGADYFKAGIAVAPVTNWRYYDNIYTERYLKRPQENAAGYDENSPVTHATKLKGKYLLIHGTGDDNVHFQNAVAMEDALIKANKQFDSFYYPNRNHGISGGNTRLHLYTLMTDFLLKNL from the coding sequence ATGCGAAATAAATTTAGTAAAAGCCTACTTCTTACCTTTTTTGCCAGTTGGTACTTCTTCACGGCCCTGGCCCAACAAAAACAAAAAATTACGTTAGAGGATATCTGGCAGAAAAATACCTTTGCTGCCAAAACCGTAAGCGGCGTAGATTGGGCCAAAGATGGTCGTTACTATACCTCCATGGTAGCTAATGATCAAACCAATGCTACCGATATTATACGTTATAACCTTACCACCGGCCAGCCAATAGCCACCGTAGTAGCCGGTCAGGATTTAAAGGTGGCGGGTAGTGCCAAACCCATCGATTTTGAAGAATACACTTTTAGTGCGGATGAGCAGAAAATATTGTTTGCCACCGAAACCGAACCTATTTACCGGCATTCCTCGCGTTCGCAGTATTACGTGTACGACGTGAAAACGAAAACCCTCCGGCCTTTAAGCACTAAAGGAAAACAATTGTTTGCTACTTTTTCGCCGGACGGCAGCCGGGTAGCTTTTGTGCGCGATAATAACTTGTTTTACGTGGATTTAGCCAGCAACCAGGAAAAGCAAATTACCACTAGCGGCGAGCGCAATAAAATTATAAATGGCGGTACCGATTGGGTGTACGAAGAAGAATTTAGTTTTGCGAAAGCCTTTTTCTGGTCGCCGGACGGAGCTAAAATTGCTTTTTATACTTTCGACGAAAGCCAGGTAAAACAATACACTTTGCAAATGTGGGGACCCTTGTACCCGCAGGACTATACCTTTAAATATCCCAAAGCCGGCGAAGCTAACTCCGTGGTAACTATTTCGGTGGTGGATTTAAATACCGGCAAAACTACCCGCCAGGATATTGGTACGGAAACCGATATTTACATTCCCCGCATTGGCTGGACCGAAACCAAAGATTTGCTTTGGATTCAGCGCATGAACCGCCTGCAAAATACCCTGGAAATACTCCACGCCAACGTAAACACCGGCAAAACTTCTGTAGCGCTACGCCTGACGGATAAAGCTTACATTGAAATAACCGACGATTTAAAATATTTAAAAAATGGCAAGCAATTTATTATCTCCAGCGACAAGGATGGTTACAACCACTTGTATTTGTATGATTTGCAAGGCAAACAACAACAGCAATTAACCAAAGGTAATTGGGATGTAACCGATGTGGTAGGAATCGATGAGAAGCAAGGCCTAGTCTATTATTTAGCGGCCGAAGTATCGCCGATGGAAAAGCAGTTATACAGCGTAAACCTGAAAGGAGGCAATAAAAAAAGGTTAACCGAAACGAAAGGTACGCACCGGATAAGCATGAGTCCGGATTTTACGTATTATCTTGATTACCACAGTACGGCTAATACCCCGCCGGTAGTAAGTTTACACACTGCTCCCAGTGGTAAACTGGTAAAAAACCTCGAAGAAAACACGCAATTGGTTAATGTTTTAAAACAGTTTGATCTATCGCCCTTACAGTTTATATCGTTTAACACCAGCGAAAACGTGAAACTGAATGGATATACCATAAAACCCAACAACTTCGATCCAACTAAAAAATATCCGTTATTGCTATTTGTGTACGGCGGGCCGGGTAGTCAGCAGGTGCTGGATTCCTGGAACAGCGGTAATTATTTCTGGTTTCAAATGCTGGCGCAGCAAGGGTATATGGTGGCTTGCGTCGATAACCGGGGTACCGGTGGTCGAGGAGCCGCTTTCCGGAAAATAACTTATGCCAATCTAGGCCATTACGAAACCATTGACCAAATAGAAAGTGCCAAGTATTTTGGGAGTTTGCCGTACGTCGATAAAAGCCGAATTGGTATCTGGGGCTGGAGCTACGGCGGGTACATGTCGTCGCTGGCTTTAACCAAAGGCGCCGATTATTTTAAAGCCGGTATTGCCGTAGCTCCCGTTACCAACTGGCGTTACTACGATAATATTTATACCGAGCGTTACCTCAAACGACCCCAGGAAAACGCCGCCGGGTACGACGAGAACTCACCGGTAACCCACGCCACCAAATTAAAAGGCAAGTACCTGCTCATCCACGGCACCGGCGACGACAACGTGCATTTTCAAAATGCCGTAGCCATGGAAGATGCTTTGATTAAAGCCAATAAACAGTTCGATTCGTTTTATTATCCCAACCGCAACCACGGCATTTCCGGCGGCAATACGCGCCTGCATTTATACACTCTGATGACTGATTTTCTATTGAAGAACTTGTAA
- a CDS encoding 3-hydroxyanthranilate 3,4-dioxygenase codes for MIRPLNFHTWIEEHRHLLKPPVGNAQVFKDNKDFIVMVVGGPNARKDYHYNEGEEFFYQLEGDIVLKVIEDGKSVDIPIREGEIFLLPGGTPHSPRRPANTVGLVMERYRREGEQDGFLWFCENCGNKLYEEYLVVTDIVQQLPVVMNNFFANEEHRTCKNCGTVMEPPVKK; via the coding sequence ATGATCAGACCACTAAATTTTCATACCTGGATTGAAGAACACCGGCATTTGTTAAAACCGCCGGTTGGTAATGCCCAGGTATTTAAAGATAACAAAGACTTTATTGTAATGGTGGTAGGTGGCCCCAACGCCCGGAAAGACTACCACTACAACGAGGGTGAAGAATTTTTTTACCAACTGGAGGGTGATATTGTGCTTAAAGTAATTGAAGACGGCAAATCCGTAGATATTCCCATCCGGGAAGGTGAAATATTTTTACTGCCCGGTGGTACCCCACACTCACCGCGTCGCCCGGCTAATACCGTGGGCCTGGTAATGGAACGGTATCGCCGCGAAGGCGAGCAGGATGGGTTTCTGTGGTTTTGCGAAAATTGTGGCAATAAACTCTACGAAGAATACTTAGTAGTTACCGATATTGTGCAACAGTTACCCGTTGTCATGAATAATTTTTTCGCCAATGAGGAACACCGGACTTGTAAAAACTGCGGCACCGTAATGGAACCGCCGGTAAAAAAGTAG
- a CDS encoding SDR family oxidoreductase, whose product MDLNLSQKQAIVCGSTQGIGKAIALELVQMGASVTLIARNETKLQEVLQELDQTAGQQHDYVCADFSNPDDLATKIQAYVATKPAVHILINNTGGPSGGPTIDAALDEFKQAFSNHLICNHILVKAVAPLMKQAQYGRIINIISTSVKQPLPGLGVSNTIRGAVANWAKTLSLELAQFGITVNNVLPGATVTSRHTSLIQAKSQKTGQSIEQIESEMLASIPAKRFGSSAEVAAAAAFLASPAAAYINGINIPVDGGRTGNL is encoded by the coding sequence ATGGATTTAAATTTAAGTCAAAAACAAGCGATTGTGTGCGGTAGCACGCAAGGCATTGGAAAAGCTATTGCTTTAGAACTGGTGCAAATGGGAGCTTCCGTTACTTTAATAGCCCGCAATGAAACGAAATTACAAGAAGTTCTGCAGGAACTCGACCAAACTGCTGGTCAGCAGCACGATTATGTTTGCGCTGATTTTTCGAACCCAGATGATTTAGCCACGAAGATTCAGGCGTATGTAGCCACTAAACCCGCCGTACATATTTTAATTAATAACACCGGTGGTCCCAGCGGCGGACCGACTATTGATGCCGCTTTAGATGAATTTAAACAAGCTTTTTCCAACCATTTAATTTGTAATCATATCCTGGTCAAGGCGGTAGCGCCGCTCATGAAACAAGCCCAATACGGCCGAATTATAAATATTATTTCTACTTCCGTTAAACAACCCTTGCCGGGTTTAGGAGTTTCTAATACTATTAGGGGAGCGGTAGCGAACTGGGCGAAAACCCTTTCGCTGGAGTTAGCACAATTTGGAATTACCGTCAATAATGTTTTACCCGGAGCTACTGTTACCAGCCGACATACTTCGCTTATCCAAGCCAAGTCGCAGAAAACCGGGCAAAGTATTGAACAAATTGAATCGGAAATGCTGGCCAGTATTCCGGCTAAACGATTTGGCAGTTCTGCGGAAGTTGCAGCAGCGGCGGCTTTCTTAGCTAGTCCGGCTGCGGCTTACATTAATGGAATTAATATTCCGGTTGATGGCGGCAGAACCGGAAATCTGTAA
- a CDS encoding OmpP1/FadL family transporter — MKTYKLLVTSLVFLSWVGKVSAQNEVDALRYSRQDFGGSARIQGMAGAQTALGADISTLSTNPAGLGLYRRSEVSFTPGISLSGTESSLNGRSSSTDQRNIINIPSLGIVFTKRKSDTDESDWRSGAFGIGLTRLNNFQNRFSYSGPVNQTESLVQSLGETAIANNRTEANLDQEYDDGIYSLEGLGYATYLIGVNKIPTEPNNPNSPLREEIYVESQGNVIQNETVSSKGAQNQWDFAYGASYRDKIYLGASVGLTTLRYNQKRIYREVDADPQTDFQDLTLTDEFTTTGSGVNLKVGIIARPIDAVRIGVSVQTPTFYTLRDQYTTSMSTTFGGTTPGNYDAQMTPGDYEYNLTTPLRANGGVAFFAGKHGFLSADVEYVNYGGARFDSNDGGDSFSGKNDIIKNTYQSALNFRVGGEYRYNIFRLRAGYALYGDPYKSSDYDRDKRYITAGVGIKQDNHFFDIAVVNAQYNSVYSPYSLVDNLQPVVTTKNTTNSVLFTLGFNF; from the coding sequence ATGAAAACATATAAATTATTGGTTACCAGCTTAGTGTTTTTAAGCTGGGTAGGAAAGGTATCGGCCCAAAACGAGGTCGATGCCCTCCGATATTCCCGCCAGGATTTTGGCGGCTCCGCCCGAATACAAGGCATGGCTGGTGCCCAAACTGCCTTAGGAGCAGATATTTCAACCTTATCAACCAACCCGGCCGGTTTGGGATTGTATCGTCGTTCTGAGGTTTCTTTTACCCCCGGAATTAGTTTATCTGGTACTGAGAGCAGCTTGAATGGCCGCAGCAGCTCCACGGATCAGCGCAATATTATTAATATCCCCAGCTTAGGTATAGTTTTTACCAAACGTAAATCGGATACCGATGAAAGTGACTGGCGTTCGGGCGCTTTTGGCATTGGTTTAACCCGTTTAAATAATTTTCAGAATCGCTTTAGTTATTCGGGTCCCGTAAATCAAACTGAATCGCTGGTGCAATCTTTAGGGGAAACGGCAATTGCCAATAATCGCACCGAAGCAAATTTAGACCAGGAGTACGATGATGGTATTTATTCTTTGGAAGGATTGGGGTATGCTACGTACTTGATTGGCGTAAATAAGATACCGACTGAACCGAACAATCCTAACTCACCTTTGCGCGAAGAAATATACGTCGAGTCGCAGGGTAATGTCATTCAGAATGAAACGGTGAGTAGCAAAGGTGCGCAAAACCAATGGGATTTTGCGTATGGGGCCAGTTACCGCGATAAGATTTACCTGGGTGCGTCAGTAGGTCTTACTACATTGCGCTATAATCAGAAGCGGATCTACCGGGAAGTAGATGCCGATCCGCAAACCGACTTTCAGGATTTAACTTTAACTGACGAGTTTACTACTACTGGATCGGGCGTAAATTTAAAAGTAGGTATTATTGCACGACCCATTGATGCGGTACGAATTGGAGTTTCTGTGCAAACTCCAACATTCTATACCTTACGCGACCAGTATACAACTTCTATGTCAACTACTTTTGGCGGAACTACACCGGGTAATTACGATGCGCAAATGACTCCCGGCGATTATGAATATAATTTAACCACACCCTTGCGGGCGAATGGTGGAGTAGCCTTTTTTGCCGGCAAACACGGCTTTTTATCAGCTGATGTAGAGTACGTCAATTATGGCGGCGCTCGCTTTGATAGTAACGATGGCGGCGATTCTTTTTCGGGTAAGAATGATATTATAAAAAATACGTATCAATCCGCGCTTAACTTCCGGGTTGGGGGAGAGTATCGGTATAATATTTTCCGGTTGCGTGCCGGGTACGCTTTGTACGGCGATCCCTACAAAAGTAGCGATTACGACCGCGATAAACGTTATATTACGGCCGGAGTTGGAATTAAACAGGATAATCACTTTTTTGATATAGCTGTCGTAAACGCGCAATACAATAGTGTGTATTCGCCTTATTCGTTGGTAGATAATCTGCAGCCAGTAGTTACTACTAAAAATACCACGAATAGTGTTTTGTTTACTTTAGGATTTAATTTTTAA
- a CDS encoding serine hydrolase domain-containing protein, translating to MIYSLKTNWLALLGAILFISLLVLSCPATKAQSYPIKPTASENSVGQTANIQAFENKLGALHQQYHIPGMSLGIVHNKKLVWRKGLGYADVEQKIIPDENTVYQIASLTKTFGSVILMQLVEAGKVSLDDPIAKYGINLGGRWGSDERIKVKHLLTHTAMGNTWNGFKPGYIFRYNGNWYHELGKVIENGSGEPFGRLLMQNIILPLNLKNTVPSTDDSANFNLTGYNRNVFIRKVAKPYDWQKKRFVPVQFTYGFGPAAGLMSTVSDLATYSTAIDEQKFLNSATWQQIFTPFVTPKGKTIQYGLGWYVTYYKGLKLLWHTGWWTGYSALLVKIPAKDLTFIALANSQDLSRPFYHIIHPLPIIGVFNPLRKNLNNDLTASNFAKAFLDHFALL from the coding sequence ATGATTTATTCCTTAAAAACCAATTGGTTGGCTTTATTGGGGGCTATACTTTTTATAAGTTTACTTGTACTTTCCTGCCCCGCTACTAAGGCGCAATCCTATCCCATTAAACCTACTGCCAGCGAGAATAGCGTTGGGCAAACCGCCAATATCCAAGCTTTCGAAAATAAGTTAGGAGCCCTGCACCAACAATACCACATTCCGGGTATGTCGCTAGGGATCGTGCATAATAAAAAGCTAGTTTGGAGAAAAGGTTTGGGCTATGCAGATGTGGAGCAAAAAATTATTCCCGACGAAAATACGGTATACCAAATTGCTTCGCTCACCAAAACCTTTGGTTCTGTTATTTTAATGCAGTTAGTAGAAGCCGGAAAAGTTAGTTTAGATGACCCGATTGCTAAATACGGTATTAATCTGGGTGGCCGCTGGGGAAGCGATGAAAGAATTAAGGTAAAGCATTTGCTCACCCATACCGCTATGGGAAACACTTGGAATGGATTTAAACCCGGCTATATTTTTCGGTATAATGGTAACTGGTACCATGAACTGGGTAAAGTGATTGAAAATGGGTCGGGAGAGCCATTCGGTAGATTATTAATGCAGAATATCATCTTACCTCTAAACCTAAAAAACACGGTACCGAGTACGGATGACAGTGCTAATTTTAACTTGACCGGATACAATAGAAACGTATTCATCAGGAAGGTGGCCAAGCCCTATGATTGGCAGAAAAAACGCTTCGTTCCGGTTCAGTTTACGTATGGTTTTGGCCCAGCCGCCGGTTTAATGAGTACTGTTTCGGATTTAGCCACTTACTCCACGGCTATAGACGAACAAAAATTTCTAAATTCGGCTACCTGGCAGCAAATTTTTACTCCTTTTGTAACGCCTAAAGGCAAAACCATTCAGTACGGTTTGGGTTGGTACGTAACGTATTATAAAGGCCTGAAATTATTATGGCATACCGGTTGGTGGACCGGTTACTCGGCTTTATTGGTAAAAATTCCGGCGAAAGATTTAACTTTTATTGCGCTGGCCAACTCTCAGGATTTGAGCCGGCCTTTTTACCACATCATCCACCCGCTCCCCATAATTGGCGTATTTAATCCGCTGCGCAAGAACTTAAATAATGACCTTACGGCCTCCAATTTCGCCAAAGCTTTTCTCGATCATTTTGCCTTGCTATAA
- a CDS encoding OsmC family protein: MKVELKRVDNAFHFEAVGAAGVPVNIDANPDVGGHNAGARPMEMLLMGLGGCSAIDIILILKKQKQEITDFRIHIDGDREPNATPSVFTNIRIHYALSGNLDEQKVKRAIDLSTDKYCSVSAILNKTAAISYTFSINAVSVEVA; encoded by the coding sequence ATGAAAGTTGAATTAAAGCGCGTGGATAACGCCTTCCATTTTGAAGCCGTAGGTGCGGCAGGTGTACCCGTAAACATAGATGCTAACCCTGATGTGGGCGGGCATAATGCCGGCGCCCGTCCCATGGAAATGCTGCTGATGGGTTTGGGCGGTTGCAGTGCCATTGATATTATATTGATTTTAAAGAAGCAAAAGCAGGAAATAACCGATTTCCGGATTCACATCGACGGCGACCGGGAACCGAATGCCACCCCATCGGTTTTCACCAACATCCGCATTCATTATGCTTTATCGGGTAATCTGGACGAACAAAAAGTAAAGCGGGCCATTGATTTATCCACGGATAAATATTGTTCCGTATCGGCTATTTTAAATAAAACAGCTGCTATTTCTTATACTTTTTCCATTAATGCTGTTTCGGTAGAAGTTGCTTAA